The following coding sequences lie in one Bacillota bacterium genomic window:
- a CDS encoding cation diffusion facilitator family transporter translates to MDLGRRTVLATLAGNVLLVCSKATAGIWSGSMALLTEAVHSAADVLTSSGVLLGLTIARKPPDSDHPYGHGKVESLVALALAGVLIYVGYSLGRSSLDIFREPREVPGVMALWMAVLAIPAKEAMYRHTMRASRILGSVALEADAWHHRCDAIISMVVLAGIAGARMGLSQADPWASLVICFLIARVGARLGWGALNQLLDAQPCPERVRLAEELVGSVPRVREVHCVKARSYGSSLHLDVKIGVDQDLNVKEGHSIAARVKECLRSSLPEVSEVLIHVNPCRAMAPCQGAVNAGGRQDPPVQGPPQG, encoded by the coding sequence GTGGACCTAGGGCGCAGGACAGTCCTGGCTACCCTGGCAGGGAATGTACTGCTGGTTTGCTCGAAGGCAACCGCCGGCATCTGGTCCGGAAGCATGGCCCTCCTGACCGAGGCGGTGCACTCCGCTGCTGATGTCCTTACCAGTTCCGGGGTGCTCCTGGGGCTCACCATAGCCAGGAAGCCCCCGGACAGTGACCATCCCTATGGCCATGGCAAGGTTGAGAGCCTGGTGGCCTTAGCCCTGGCTGGTGTCCTGATCTACGTGGGTTATTCCCTGGGCCGTTCTTCCCTAGACATCTTCAGGGAGCCCCGGGAAGTCCCGGGTGTGATGGCCCTCTGGATGGCGGTTCTGGCCATCCCTGCGAAAGAGGCCATGTATCGCCACACCATGAGAGCCTCAAGGATCCTGGGAAGCGTGGCCCTCGAGGCCGACGCCTGGCACCACCGGTGTGACGCCATCATATCCATGGTGGTGCTTGCCGGTATAGCCGGGGCAAGGATGGGCCTCTCCCAAGCGGACCCATGGGCCAGCCTGGTTATATGCTTCCTGATAGCCCGGGTGGGAGCCAGGCTGGGCTGGGGCGCCCTCAACCAGTTACTGGATGCGCAGCCCTGCCCGGAGAGGGTGAGGCTTGCGGAGGAACTGGTGGGTTCCGTGCCCCGGGTGAGGGAGGTTCACTGTGTCAAGGCCCGGTCCTACGGCTCTAGCCTGCACCTGGACGTCAAGATAGGTGTGGATCAGGACCTCAACGTGAAAGAGGGACACTCCATAGCCGCGAGGGTGAAGGAGTGCCTTAGGAGCAGCCTTCCAGAGGTGTCTGAGGTCCTGATCCACGTGAATCCCTGCCGGGCTATGGCTCCCTGCCAGGGGGCGGTAAATGCCGGGGGCAGGCAGGACCCCCCAGTGCAAGGTCCTCCCCAGGGCTAG
- the ortB gene encoding 2-amino-4-oxopentanoate thiolase subunit OrtB, with protein MRSYPGTMARRNEIMMASVGIDYQRFNEGILAFNYEAMMEEVGYGLEEVTRIQKGVSVGNTPLIELRNLTRLARRLAPPGKGARIFLKDEAANPSGSFKDRRAALSAYHAKTLGYKGMIAATSGNYGAAVASQAAALGLECIVAQEVYDSQGRGQPEILEKGRKCEAYGAEVVQLTVGPELFYVFLLLLEETGYFNASLYTPFAIAGIETLGYEVGTQVTSQVGRPPAAVLVTHAGGGNITGTARGLRKAGCQSTHVVAVSVDLSGLHMASDRDFNRKSFTTGHTGFGVPFATWPDRVDVPRNAARPLRYMDRYVTVSQGEVFYVTEALSQLEGLERGPAGNTSLAAALVIAGEYPEDEAVVVQETEYTGAGKLPSSQLSFARGLGVKVRRGDPGESIPGQSIVTPEHPGQLRLTEVDLEGLARSYLRKALAALEGKSLDASTVCFLAQEVRQSEDFVREFASVSAQESR; from the coding sequence ATCCTACCCTGGGACGATGGCTCGCCGCAACGAGATCATGATGGCGTCGGTGGGCATCGATTACCAGCGCTTTAATGAAGGCATCCTGGCCTTCAACTACGAAGCCATGATGGAAGAGGTCGGTTACGGGTTGGAGGAGGTAACCCGGATCCAGAAGGGGGTGTCCGTGGGCAACACACCCCTTATCGAGCTCAGGAACCTCACCCGGCTAGCCAGGCGCCTGGCGCCCCCGGGGAAGGGCGCCCGGATCTTCCTTAAGGACGAGGCCGCCAACCCCTCTGGGAGTTTCAAGGATCGTCGCGCCGCGCTCTCGGCCTACCACGCCAAGACCCTGGGCTACAAAGGCATGATCGCTGCTACCAGCGGTAACTACGGTGCCGCGGTGGCCTCCCAGGCTGCGGCCCTGGGACTGGAGTGCATAGTGGCCCAGGAGGTTTACGACAGCCAGGGCCGGGGGCAGCCCGAGATACTGGAGAAGGGCAGGAAGTGCGAGGCCTACGGGGCCGAGGTTGTCCAGCTTACGGTGGGCCCCGAGCTGTTCTACGTGTTCCTCCTTCTCCTGGAGGAGACGGGCTACTTCAATGCGTCGCTCTACACCCCCTTCGCGATAGCCGGCATAGAGACACTGGGCTATGAGGTAGGGACACAGGTTACATCCCAGGTGGGAAGGCCCCCTGCCGCAGTGCTGGTTACCCACGCAGGCGGGGGGAATATCACGGGAACCGCCAGGGGACTTAGGAAGGCAGGGTGCCAGTCCACGCATGTGGTGGCCGTGAGCGTGGATCTTTCTGGCCTTCACATGGCATCGGACAGGGACTTCAACCGGAAGTCCTTCACAACAGGGCACACGGGCTTCGGCGTTCCCTTTGCCACCTGGCCAGACCGGGTGGATGTCCCCAGGAACGCCGCCAGGCCCCTCCGGTACATGGACCGCTATGTTACCGTCTCCCAGGGGGAGGTCTTCTATGTCACCGAGGCGCTGTCCCAGCTGGAGGGGCTGGAGAGGGGACCGGCGGGGAACACCTCCCTGGCCGCTGCCCTGGTCATTGCCGGGGAGTACCCTGAGGACGAAGCGGTAGTGGTCCAGGAGACGGAGTACACAGGTGCGGGGAAACTCCCCTCCTCCCAGCTCTCCTTCGCCAGGGGGCTGGGGGTAAAGGTCAGGCGGGGAGACCCCGGAGAGAGCATCCCCGGCCAGAGCATAGTCACCCCGGAGCACCCTGGGCAGCTCAGGCTGACTGAAGTGGACCTGGAGGGCCTTGCCCGCTCCTACCTGAGGAAGGCCCTGGCCGCCCTGGAGGGCAAGAGCCTGGATGCCAGCACCGTGTGCTTCCTAGCCCAGGAGGTGAGGCAGAGCGAGGATTTCGTGAGGGAATTCGCCAGCGTCTCCGCCCAGGAGTCACGCTAG